The proteins below come from a single Sphingomicrobium sediminis genomic window:
- the tolR gene encoding protein TolR — MGMGTVASSRGRRGRRGGKRRPMSEINVTPFVDVMLVLLIIFMVTAPLLVAGVAVDLPESRAETLDQNNEPVQLSMAADGTISINDTPLGEGDLPEALATIAAEPAPPEGRRVYLRADRTLDYGQVMRVMGELNAAGLNRVALVSVGQDGQ; from the coding sequence ATGGGCATGGGCACCGTCGCCTCTTCGCGCGGTAGGCGCGGCCGCCGCGGCGGCAAGCGCCGCCCGATGAGCGAGATCAACGTCACGCCCTTCGTCGACGTGATGCTGGTGCTCCTGATCATCTTCATGGTCACCGCGCCCCTGCTGGTTGCCGGCGTCGCCGTCGACCTGCCGGAAAGCCGCGCCGAAACGCTCGACCAGAATAACGAGCCGGTGCAGCTCTCCATGGCCGCCGACGGCACCATCTCGATCAACGACACGCCGCTCGGCGAAGGCGATCTCCCTGAAGCGCTCGCCACCATCGCTGCCGAACCCGCCCCGCCCGAGGGCCGCCGCGTCTACCTGCGCGCCGACCGTACGCTCGATTACGGGCAGGTCATGCGGGTGATGGGCGAACTCAATGCGGCAGGCCTCAACCGCGTCGCCCTCGTTTCGGTCGGTCAGGACGGCCAATGA
- the ybgC gene encoding tol-pal system-associated acyl-CoA thioesterase: protein MTLTPPEGRFDGSLHSFPVRVYFEDTDLSGIVYHANYLRYFERARSDMLRAVGIDQRAAQDEGLGAYAVTHMDIHWKRPAKLDDALIVESRVKQVRAASCFIHQSVRRGDELLASAEVTAALLTPDGRPRRQPRDWIDKFNAVVDEGH from the coding sequence ATGACCTTGACCCCGCCAGAGGGCCGCTTCGACGGCAGCCTCCACTCCTTTCCCGTGCGCGTCTATTTCGAGGACACCGATTTGTCGGGGATCGTCTATCACGCCAATTATCTGCGCTATTTCGAACGCGCCCGCTCGGACATGCTCCGCGCCGTCGGCATCGACCAGCGCGCGGCGCAGGATGAGGGCCTCGGCGCCTATGCCGTCACCCATATGGACATTCACTGGAAACGCCCCGCCAAACTCGACGATGCGCTCATTGTCGAAAGTCGCGTGAAACAGGTGCGCGCTGCCAGTTGTTTCATTCATCAATCAGTCAGGCGCGGCGATGAATTGCTGGCATCGGCCGAAGTGACCGCTGCGCTCCTGACACCGGACGGGCGGCCGCGACGGCAGCCGCGCGACTGGATCGATAAATTCAACGCCGTCGTCGACGAAGGACATTGA
- the tolQ gene encoding protein TolQ — MSPLTLFLQADLVVKAVMIGLLLASIWTWGIIFTHSARLSRRRAAARKTAKAFWQTKDVDAFLKDHAGDKSSTASVLRASVDEYHRSTRNGVADAAAARDRIAIAADDAIADESEKMSDRLNILATVGSVAPFVGLFGTVWGIMRSFTAIAGANNTSLAVVAPGIAEALFATAIGLFAAIPAVIAYNRLTHRLDQYEAELTRFSDRLQGALSRKLERA; from the coding sequence ATGAGCCCGCTGACCCTTTTCCTCCAGGCCGACCTGGTGGTGAAGGCGGTGATGATCGGATTGCTGCTCGCCAGCATCTGGACCTGGGGCATCATCTTCACCCATTCGGCCCGCCTGTCGCGCCGCCGCGCCGCTGCCCGGAAGACGGCAAAGGCCTTCTGGCAAACCAAGGATGTCGATGCTTTCCTCAAGGATCATGCCGGCGACAAGAGCTCGACCGCCAGCGTGCTGCGCGCCAGCGTCGATGAATATCATCGCTCGACCCGCAACGGCGTCGCCGATGCCGCCGCCGCGCGCGACCGCATCGCGATCGCTGCCGACGATGCCATCGCTGACGAGAGCGAAAAGATGTCGGATCGCCTCAACATCCTCGCCACGGTGGGCTCGGTGGCCCCGTTCGTCGGCCTGTTCGGCACGGTCTGGGGCATCATGCGCAGCTTCACCGCCATTGCCGGCGCCAACAACACCTCGCTCGCCGTCGTCGCGCCGGGCATTGCCGAGGCATTGTTCGCCACCGCCATCGGCCTGTTCGCCGCTATTCCCGCGGTGATCGCCTATAACCGCCTGACCCACCGCCTCGACCAGTATGAGGCCGAACTCACCCGCTTTTCCGATCGCCTGCAGGGAGCGCTGTCCCGCAAGCTGGAGCGCGCCTGA